The following proteins are co-located in the Silene latifolia isolate original U9 population chromosome 1, ASM4854445v1, whole genome shotgun sequence genome:
- the LOC141652196 gene encoding uncharacterized protein LOC141652196 translates to MFEYLEKFKKLCASCPYHGYSDQDLIMYFCGGLNQDDRRMIHSACGGNIANKNPNKAWEVISELADTSRQFERKPSRRGVNAMGVSPGLEEKVDNIVSTLRDMLSGRQMATICGICATEGHPNDLCPYLRDSGQEEGNSQSGPSSGPPRGQFLQRPQGQQFNQQVLQQAAEQAPPSSSMSTKDIIRALTLSVTQDRADNKQNFKNLENQVSHQAHAINRLEARDSNALPSQTMVNPRENVSAVSLRNGRQLVEIEKPKGKPKVVTIHEKEEEIVIEEDKKASNVKEKEQIPSSIRKEEQESVPKYAKFLKELCTIKRNNKLKGMKKLKGKGSKGEIISEYVSALFQKKLLPKCGDPDMFAIPCTIGDLRFEKAMLDLRASINVIPFAIYETPRNLDL, encoded by the exons ATGTTTGAGTATCTTGAGAAATTTAAGAAGCTCTGTGCTAGTTGCCCTTACCATGGTTACTCTGATCAGGATCTCATTATGTATTTTTGTGGTGGACTGAACCAAGATGACCGTCGCATGATTCACTCTGCTTGTGGAGGAAATATAGCCAACAAAAATCCAAATAAGGCTTGGGAGGTTATTTCAGAGCTAGCTGACACCTCTAGACAGTTTGAGAGGAAACCATCACGAAGAGGAGTGAATGCTATGGGTGTTAGTCCTGGCTTAGAGGAAAAGGTTGATAATATTGTTTCCACTCTCCGCGACATGTTATCTGGAAGACAAATGGCTACTATTTGTGGCATATGCGCTACAGAGGGTCACCCTAATGATTTGTGTCCTTACTTGCGAGACAGTGGCCAAGAAGAG GGAAATTCTCAATCCGGTCCATCGTCTGGCCCTCCTAGAGGTCAGTTTCTCCAAAGACCACAAGGACAACAATTTAATCAACAAGTACTTCAACAAGCAGCTGAGCAAGCACCGCCAAGTTCATCAATGTCCACGAAGGATATAATTCGGGCTCTTACTCTCAGTGTTACTCAAGATAGAGCAGATAATAAGCAAAATTTTAAGAATCTTGAAAATCAGGTTAGTCACCAAGCTCACGCAATTAATCGGTTGGAGGCTAGAGATTCTAATGCACTACCATCTCAAACGATGGTGAATCCTAGGGAGAATGTGAGTGCCGTATCATTAAGGAATGGTAGGCAATTGGTCGAGATTGAAAAGCCAAAAGGTAAGCCTAAGGTGGTGACCATTCATGAAAAAGAGGAAGAGATAGTGATCGAGGAAGATAAAAAAGCTTCTaatgtcaaggagaaggagcagATTCCCTCTTCTATACGGAAGGAGGAACAGGAG AGTGTTCCTAAATATGCTAAGTTTTTAAAAGAATTATGCACTATTAAGAGGAATAACAAATTGAAAGGGATGAAGAAATTAAAGGGTAAGGGTTCCAAGGGGGAGATTATTAGTGAATATGTGTCCGCTCTATTTCAAAAGAAATTACTCCCTAAATGTGGTGACCCTGATATGTTTGCTATCCCTTGTACCATAGGAGACCTTAGATTTGAGAAGGCCATGTTAGATTTACGGGCGTCTATTAATGTCATCCCTTTTGCTATTTATGAGACTCCTCGAAACTTGGACCTTTAA